The Punica granatum isolate Tunisia-2019 chromosome 4, ASM765513v2, whole genome shotgun sequence sequence TTTGTCTTGCTCCTTCCTTGAGGAGGAGACTGGTGATTATACAATATCATTGATTTCTCTGTGACATTAAGACAACAGGAACAAGGCATGAGGTCAAACAACCTGGCTTTCAGGACAGAAACAGGCCTcggttaaaaaattttaagacaACAATGTCATTTGGTTTCTGCCAATCATGtcataaacaaaaatatttaaattccAGAAAGAATTTATAATTCCATGAGTATAATCAAAACCAAAACCATATTAACTCAGCCGAACATTATTAAATGTTTCAGGACCGTTATGGTCTGACCATTTCAGTGGAATTACAAAAGATTCTAAGATATATTCCTCTCCCAGAAAAAAGGAGGGCTAGCAAAGCTGCCTCTCCCAGATTCTAGGAGAGGCTAGTTACACTAATAAAATTAcagattaaaaaaatctttacCGCTTGACATTTCGAGATATTTCCAGTATGCAGCACGACATATTAAGTCACATATAACAAATTGGAAGAAAACTGCAGATAAAATATGCCAGAtagagagaggaaaaaaaaaagtggaaaaGTAGTTACCTCTTGAAACGTAAACTTCTCATGCAAAAGAAGTGCCAATACAAAGGAACCCAGGACAAGGAAATAATGCCGGAACGTGTCAAGCTCCTTGTCGTAGGTACGCTTCACAGCCCGATGCATCCGCATGCACCACACAATCGCTAGAGAGCTCCCAATAAATACCAACTTCATCACGGTGTTATAAACCGAGATGAAATCAGTGAACAGATCCAAGTACCGAGCCAGAAAGACGATCACATACAGCTCCTGAGTCTTCAGTGAAATGCCTGTCAACAgcgttaaaaaaaaaattatatcaaatgAGGGAGAGACCATAACCATAAGCTATCCTCCTCCACATAAGCCTAATCTCCAATCAGCTCAATCTATTTTATCTAAAAAGAGATGCCAAACAGACATTATTCCTTCCTTCATTTCAAGAATGAACAAACTAACCAGAAACCCTAGCATTGAATGATCAATCAATTGAGCTGAAAAGTAATTTCTCCAGAGGCTTATCATCCAAGATAGCGAACACATAGACCTAATTGCAGCTGGCAAGCGAAATCGAGCAATCAGAGGCCGAATATTTTAACTCCAGCAAACGAATTGACAGCGAAACTCCGACAATACGCTCTGACATCAAAATGCACAGATCGAAGCAATGAAATGAAGCACGAGAAGTCACCTGAACATGATTTGGTGGCGTAGATTTTGAGGAGGAGGACCACGATACTGATCAAATGGGTCATATCACCGGCGAATCTGAATATATTCATGGCTCCGGAGATCGAAACGCCACCGCTTTTCCTCAACTTCcggcgagagagagagaggatggtgaaaagaaaggaaaggaagaaatGGGAACGGAAACGGAAAGGGACTGAAAATCCGACTTCCTCTGCTTTCGTGTTTGTTTCGCTGCGACCCTAGAGACGCTGACGTGGCGGACGGGAACGGAATTTGGGCCCACCGCGCTCACGGGGAACGTGGGGAGCTATCCTCTGCATGCGCGTCTACGTTGGTCCCAGTGAGCCATCAATGGTAATGATCGGAATCAGCATCAGCTCAACCAAACGGGCTTGAATTAGATATGGTCGGGATTATTGGGCCGGACCGGGCCTCGTACAATTGCTCTCACACAAATTGTTGCGCTCCACTTGCATCGTGCAAATGACTTCCCGAAAGGAAAAGCGTATGGGGTTCTTCGTAGCAATCTCTGGCAGCCGTGATCACTGCTCGTATAGCCGGACAACACCGCCACCACCATCACCATTGTCCACTGGCTGTCATTGCCATAAGGCGAGGCCGAAACCATGCCAAGGGATGATCGGCTTGTCCAAGTCAATTTGGGCCCCGGGGCGCTTAGTTTCGGGCTTTTTCATGCCCTAAATTAGGTTAGAGCGTGATACTGCGTGACCATTACTAAAAAGTGCTACCTGAAAGTTCTCTAGAATCAATTTACCTTACAACCAAGCTCGAGGCTCCGGGTCTCTCTTGGCCTTAGCTCGAATCCTAGGACGGATTTGGTGCCAGGAGGGAGGCGGCTCGATCTCTTCGTCGGAAACAATCAAAGTCAATTAGGGCATGAGTTGGCAGACACCCAAGTCAATTATGACCATGGATTTCCAAATCAAACAAATGAAGAGCCTACTAATGTTAAGGAGTGGTTTGATGAATATTCGTCTCTCTCGTTTACGTTTCCTTTGTCCTTTTACGACTTATGCAACTAGTCAGtcaagattaataagatcaagcAATTATTCTTCAACTAACCCATCTGAAGTCCAGTCTTTTGCCTCCAAGTCCAAGATCCCAATTACTCGATGCATCCTCTCTTTCTTTCGTTGTCTCAGAGATACAGAAACCCGACATTTTCATAACCGCACCATATCTGTTCTAAAGTACTAAGGAAGATAGAATGTGTTTGATTAGCTAAATTAATTGCTTGTTAGATTTTCAGCATTTAATTTGACTCAGCTTATTTGATAAACACAAAAGTAGATCGAATTATTCTAATTATTAAGTgaaaaattacttatttttcgattataaaggaAACTCATAGACCtataacaataaaatataaatactaataatgaataaaaagGCACAAGTAGTCCcgcttaattttttttccctttttctaaTTCGTAGCTTGGCTAATGGgtcatttttcttaatattttgCATCTATGAGCTTGCGCTTTCTCTAATTGCAAAAATGTCCCATTTATTCCTCTGCTACTGCAAGtaagggaagagagagagaccggAGACAGTGGCGACCGGAGGATGAAGCTGCCGGCGACCTTGCAAGTTACAGTGGAGGCCAAGGAGGGGAAGACAGAGAGATCGGAGAGAGTGATGAAATGATTGGGGGATGAAGCCGCCGGCTTCCTTGTGCgatgttttccttttccttttttttttggggaataaaatgtaaaaattctGGATTAAAAGTATAAATAAGCATTGGGATATCAATTAAATACAATGAAATTCTCCCGGtttgaataatttaataaaacaacttttacttaaattttaaGAACTTATTCcattaaatacttaaattaCAAATCTTTATAAGTCTttttgagggaaaaaaataaaaccttAAATTTTAAGTCTTATATTTTCGATACTTAATTTCATGTTCGAATAAACACATGCTTAGTATATCTTAataagcagtaaaatcacgtCTTCATCTaataaaagttcaaaaaaaagaattatacgaaaattcaaatttgttaCCTCCCACAAGATAAATATATGCAGAGAACAAATGAGGCCTATAATTTAGATATATGGATTATGGAAAGGATGAGAATCCCCTTCCTGATTTTGCTGGGTTCCATTGTTAGATTTGGTCTACTGGTGCTGCCCAGTCTTGTCATTGGTCGGATTCAATTCAGTACAGTATGCTCTAAAGATTATTTGTTCCTTGGCATTTCAGTTACGGATGTCAAgtgtttttttattaattgagcAGATATACTAGATTTCATTatgtgtacgtgtataagATCCACCGGATCAAGTAAATGACTTATGCACGTGGTGGATATACCTAGACATGCAGAAGGTATAAGTCATGCATACTTGAGCCTAAAGTAAATGTTCATAACCGGTTTAGAAAGCTGGACACTTCATCATGTAAATGTTATAGCTTGAGGGTCTCATATGAATGTGGGGTGGCTTGCCTTGGTCATCGGATGGGGTCCGAACTCATAGAGCTAGTGCAGGTGGCTAACATTGAACAGAACCACGTAGAAGTGATTCGTGAACGCCATCACAAAGAGGCATCAAATACTTTTACCGATATAAGGTATTCGCATGCTCTTGATCTTGAGCATATGTGGATGAATTTATGAAGCTAGGACCTTATGCCTTGACATACCAAGGATGATATCTTTTATGGATCAACAACTCCGTATATTTGGCATATGGGAATAGTTAGTTGGAACATACATATGCAATATAGAATCACGCTAACCAATACCTGTTCGGACTAATCGTCCCCTTAGGTCATCCTAGTTGATCATCCATAAACTAAGGCCTTATTGATGTGACTTCGAGTCTTGTCGAGTGTTGGATACTTGTAGTTTCCCATTGGCCAGTGGGAGGCAAGTAAGATACTCTGGATGTTCGCCTTTTGGACGAGATATCGCAAAGATAAGATGTAATTGAGGAGGTGATAGTCATATGGGACTTGGCCTTGATTATGGGTGTTACGTAGAGGGGCagcatgtaaagactcttacAGGTCAAGGACAAGGGTTGTGCTCGGCACGATAGGCCTCTATAATTAACATAGTGTTTAACGCCGAAGTGTAATACATTGGCAATAACTAGAGTCAGAATGGCCTTAGCGTGCTATTTGTTAGCAGGGGCATTTTGGTCATTCTAAAAGCTGGGTTAGGCATGTCCTAGGTCCTTCCTCTAACTACTTACTCAACTAGTACATTCATATTTACTCTTTATGTGGTTGGTTCAACCCAATGATAAGTCTAGACATTGGTTTAAGTAAGGCGCATTAGGGCTTTACCTGTTCATTCTTATATTTAAGGATATATGATGAGACTTTAGATGTGCATGAGAACTGATTAGACACACATGTTCGACTGCTCGGACAGTAAAAAACATGTAGAGAGCGAGAGAGGAATAGAGGAGAAGATCGAGTAGAGGCCATCGACGACCGAGCTCGTGCATGCCATAGCAGACGAGCAAGGCGCGAGGAGGCCAACGATCAACCATCATCCTTAACTCCTCCAGAGGTTCGGGACAACCACAATCGGCCCATGCCATCAGCCACTACATCGATTACCTCGCGGAAATCGTAACCCGTGGTTTTCCGATGAACCAATTGTGTGAGTTGCTGCATATTCGTATGATTGACGATTCTAAGAAATTCCGCTGcgtattaaatttttaaaaacctTGGGAATTATGGTATGGAAACCAGCATACCATATGTTGTTAGCCGATCGTGACcgaaattatttcaaaatggCAAACTGGAATTGTATTTGTTCTTTTCcagtgtgtttgttttatttatcatCATTTGTCATTTACCGGATGGATAAACCGTTGTATTCCGCTTATGTAATATCCAGTTGGGCATTTCCCTTGTATAAGCTTTCACAATGAATATATAAAGGATCCTCATCACcgtttaagaaaaaaaaatagagatagcaaggaaggaaaaattaaaggaTATGGGAGTTTCTCGAGTTAATTATATCAGGGGTATAAAAAGTTTGTTAAATGTAACACTTTGGTacaacataaattttttgcGATAATTTAGTGTAAAAAAATTCGAATTTGTTGCAATCGGGTGCACTCCGTCACCCACCCCTCTGATACAGTTAGCTTTGGGTGATGTGTCTGATGACGTTTCAAAAACATATGATGTCGCGCTAGctttaaaatgaaatgaaattaataaataaaaaagtcaTTTCTCTCTCCTTCTGCCCTCTCTCTCCATGTGGTTCATTGTGATTGTCCGAAGCTCGTTACGGTAGTCGATCGTTGGAGCCCACTATCTCCTTCTCCAtcttcatctctctctctcagtgtGTTTTCTAAAACatattttcaagtaaattaggGTGCGGTGACCTCGAGATATTTATTGAtccaaaaattctttttttttttataaaataccAATGCATCAAAGGTGGGGTTGTCACCGCCGGCGACCCACCCCCTGACTGAGCCCGCCGGCGATCTCGGTCGGGGGTTGGGGTCGTCGGCGGTGACACCCCAACCTCGACCCCATATCTCTCTGAGAGATCTGGTGTCAAGGTGGGGGCGTCCTTGCGGCGACCCCACCCCCGACAGAGCTCGTTGGCGGAGTCTTTCATCGCAAGCTTCCAGAG is a genomic window containing:
- the LOC116202240 gene encoding ER lumen protein-retaining receptor A, yielding MNIFRFAGDMTHLISIVVLLLKIYATKSCSGISLKTQELYVIVFLARYLDLFTDFISVYNTVMKLVFIGSSLAIVWCMRMHRAVKRTYDKELDTFRHYFLVLGSFVLALLLHEKFTFQEIFWAFSIYLEAVAILPQLVMLQRSGNVDNLTGQYVFFLGAYRAFYILNWIYRFFTEPHFSRWIACLSGLVQTAFYADFFYYYFISWKNNAKLQLPA